A stretch of DNA from Microbacterium croceum:
GCCTCATCCGCGCCACACCGGAGCTCTCCGAGAAGGAGTCGCTCTCGCGGGCGGCCGGGGCCACGCTCACCAAGCACCGCGCGATCGTCGAGCTGATCGTCGAAAGCGGAGACGACCCGACGCAGTTGATGCTCCCGTTCCGGGAGAACCTCGACGCCTTCCGACGCAAGACGATCGGTGCGCGTCCCCGCGAGACCCTCCTCGCCGTCTACATCACCGCCGGCATGCTCGACGACTTCTATCTCGCCCTTGCGTCCAGCTACGGCGATGCGGGCCGTCGGGTCGCCGACATCCTGCGGGAGGACGATGCGCGGCACGAGATCGTCGCGATCATCCAGGAGACGATCGAGAGCGATGAGGAGTGGCGTTCGCTGCTGTCGATGTGGGCGCGGCGTCTGGTCGGCGACACGATCCTGGTCTGCCGTTCCGCGCTGCGCCCGGAGTTCCTCGCGGCGGATGACGAGCGCATCGAACCCGTGTACACCGAGCTCATGGGCGCGCACGCGCGCCGGATGGACGCGATGGGGCTCGCCTCCTAGCGATCCGGGTGGAGTTCGAGCCGGCGGGTCAGACGCCAGGCGATGGCGAGTGGGATCACGCCGATCACGCCGAACGACATGTCGATCAGCTGCCAGCCGAGCGGGATGCCCCGGATGCTCCCTGCGATCAGGGCGAGCGGGATGATGCCGGCGCAGGCGATGACGCCGAACTGGATCACCCAGATGTTGCGCACCGGGTTGACGAGCGGCCCGAGGAAGAGCACCGCCAGCACGAGGTGCGCGTAGGCGAGCCAGTCCGTGCCGTAGGCGATGAACGGATAGCGTGCGCCGACGTCCGTCAGCGCGTGAGATAACCGGTCCACCCAGGCCACCGCGTCGGGGAACCAGGTGGACGCCGGGGTGGCATGCAGGAGGTTCGACCCGAGAGCGAGCTCCTCGCGGAGCGGGAACGCGGTCACGCCGCTGACGAACAGCCCGAAGATGAGGACCCCGATGCAGATGCGGATCGACAGCAGCGTGCGTCGGGCGGTCACCGGGCGTCAGATCCCGAGCGCAGCCTTCGCCGTGGCATCCGAGCGGCGGCGAGCAGCCACGAGCGCCAGCGTCGCGAGTGCTGCCACGGCGACCGCTCCGACCACGCTCGCCAGCCACAGCCAGACGCTGTCCTCGCCGACGCCGGCCCATTGCAGCCCGGTGTACACGAGCGCGGAGGTCGCGGTCGCGATCGCCGGCGTGAGCGCGACGCCGCGCAGCTCACGGCCGCCGATCAGGAAGTGCGCGGCGATGCCGAGGACGCACGCTCCGATGAGTGCGAGGAGGATGTACACGACGGATCAGGCGACGAAGCCGACGCGACGCAGTTCCTCGGTGCCCAGTTCGATGTAGCCGAGGTTGGCGGTCGGGACGATGTAGGAGTTGCCCTTGACGTCGGAGAAGTTCAGGTGCGACGCGCTCTGCTCGAGCGCTGCGGCGACCTGGCTGCGGATCTCGTCGGCGCTCGCGCCGGTGTCGAAGCTCAGCTCGCGGCCGGTGTTGATGATTCCGATGCGGATTTCCACGCGTGCTCCTTGCGTTACGGAACGGCCGGGCGTCGCCAGACGCCGCCGTTCGAGGACTCGCCCAACTCTACCCCGGGCGCTCGGGGCGGGATCGGCGCCGGCGCTCGGTTTCGCCGTGAGCGCACATCCGGGCCGGGGCGGTCGGGCGGCGATGTCGGCGCGTCCGGCTAGCGTGGAGGGCATGACAGGGGATGCTGCGCAACGAGCCGTCGTGACGGCCGAGACACACGCATCGGGGGTCATCATCGGAGCGCCGGGCACAGGCAAGACCCGTGCGCTCGTCGACCGTGTGGTGCAGCTGCTCCACGTCGAGCGGCTCCGCCCGGAAGAGGTGCTCGTGCTCACGCCCAGCCGGCAGGCGGCGACGGCTCTGCGCGACCGGATCGGCGTGCGCATCGGGCAGGCCACGCCCGGTCCACTCGCACGGTCGCTGGGGTCTTTCGCGTTCCAAGTGGTGCGCGGTGCGATGGTCCGTGCCGGTGCAGAGCCCCCGGCGCTGCTCACCGGCGCCGACCAGGACCGGATCATCGCGGAACTGCTCGCGGGCGACGCGGAAGACGGCGTGATCGACTGGCCGGAGGCGCTCAGCCCCTCGGTGCGGGCGTCGAAGGGCTTCCGATCGGAGCTGCGGGCGTTCCTCGCCGAGTGCACGGAACTCGGCGCCCGGCCCGGCGAACTCCGCGACGCCGGCGACCCGGTCTGGGCTGCCGCCGCGGAGTTCCTCGAGGAGTACCGCTCGGTGCTCGACGCCCTCCGGTCGGCGCATCGTGACGCCGCCGACCTGCTCAGCGAGGCCAGCGCGATCCTGGAGGTGGCCGATCCCGCCACCCTCGGACCTCTCGCCCCGCTGCGCGTCGTGCTGATCGACGATGCCCAGGAGTTGACGCGCGGCGGGATCGCCGTGGTCCGCGCCCTTCGCGCGCGCGGCGTGGCCGTGCATGCGTTCGGAGACCCCGACATCTCATCGGGTGCTTTCCGCGGCGCGAGTCCTGAGCTGTTCGCGCAGCTCGCAGGGGCGCTCGGCGAGGTCCATGTGCTCGATGAGCCCCATCGGCAGAAGCCTGCGCTCACCACCCTCACTCGCACGATCACCCAGGCGATCGGCGTCTCCGGCCGTGTCGAGCACCGCCGCGCTCCCTGCCCCGTCGAGGGGGCTGACGCGGACGCGGCATCGGTCGTGTCGACGTTCGTCGCCCCGTCGCCGCATGAGGAGCTCGACAGGATCGCCGGTGTGATGCGCGAGTGGCACCTCGCCGACGGGATCCGCTGGGACCGGATGGCGGTCATCGCGCACGACACGCGGCAGGTGACGCAGCTGGAGACCGAGCTCGCGGCGCGGGAGATCCCGACCAAGGCCGCGGGCGTGCAGCGTCCGCTCGGCAGCGAGGGCATCGTGCGCGACATCGTCGGGATCGTGCGACTCTCGCTGACCCCGGTCGAGGAGCGCACGCCGTTGGCGCTGGAAGAAGCACTGCGGACGCCGTTCGGGGGGATGGACGCGATCGGTCTGCGTCGATTGCGCGCGCGCCTGCGACACATCGAGCTGGAGCAGGGCGGTTCCACCCCTGCGCGCGAACTCCTGCGGCAGGCCATGGCGAAACCGGCGCACTTCGCTCTCATCGATGCGCCGGAGTCGCGCACCGCCGCGCGGTTCGCCGAGACGATCGCCGCCCTCGCGGAGGCCGCCACCTCCGGAGAGACCGTGCACGACCTGCTCTGGAGGGTGTGGGACCAGGCGCGCGCTGTCGACGGTCGTCGGCTCCACGTCGCCTGGCGCGAGATCTCGCTGCAGCCGACCGGGGCAGAGACGGCCAGGGCCTTGGACGCTCTCGTCTCCCTGTTCGATGCGGCGAAACGATCGGTCGAGCGCACGCCGAACGAGCACCCGGAGGTGTTCGTGCGCGACATCCTCGACAGCGAAGTGCCAGAGGACTCGCTCTCGACGCCCGACCGACCGGGCAGGGTCACGTTGCTCACGCCGGCGACCGCGCTCGGCACCGAGTTCGACGCGGTCGTGGTGGCGGGGGTGCAGGACGGCGTCTGGCCGAACGTGCGTCTGCGCGGGGGACTGCTCCAGACCTGGCGGCTCGCCGATGCCCTCACGGCGAGCCGTACCGGGGTGCCCATCGAGGCGCCGACGCCGCTCGACCGCCGCCGCAGTGCGCTGCACGATGAGTTGAGGTTGTTCGTCCGCGCCGTCTCCCGGGCGCGCGAGCGTCTGCTCGTCACGGCGGTGGATGACGACGATATGACTCCGAGCGCCTTCTTCGGCTTCCTCCCGCCGCCGGATCCGCCCGAGCGACACGCCTCGGCGGAGCACCCGCTCACGCTGCGCGGTTTCGTGGCTCGCAACCGGCGTCTGCTCACGACGTCCCACGCCGAGCCGGTGCGTCAGGAGGCCGCCGAGCAGCTCGCGGTCCTGGCGCGCGAGGGCGTCGCCGGCGCCGACCCTGCGGACTGGTACGGGGTCGTGCCGCTCTCGACGCAGGCTCCGTTGCGGGATCTCGAGGTCGACGGCGCGCGGGTGTCCCCGTCGAAGATGGAGTCCTACGAGGAGTGCGGTCTGAACTGGGTGGTGTCGGCTCTGGGCGGCGACACCGTGATGCCGCCGACCGCCGGCATCGGCACGATCGTCCATGAGGCGATGGAGAAGGTTCCGGACGGCGACCTCGAACTCATGCGCGCGATCGTGGCGGAGCACTGGCCCGAGCTGGATTTCGAGACCGAATGGATCGGACGCAAGGAGCGTCGACGCGCCGATCTGTTCGTGGACCGCCTGCACACCTACCTCGGCGAGGTCCGCGCGGACGGGGGGCGGGTGATCGGCAGCGAGTCCCGCTTCGACTTCGCCGTCATGCTCGGCGATGACACCATGGTCCCGCAGGTGCACCCGGTCGATGCGGAGGACATCGGACCGCGTGCCATCGTGAGCGGATACATCGATCGTGTCGAGGCCTACCCCGACGGGCGGGGTGAGCATGCGCACGCGCGCGGACGGGGGTGGGTCGAGATGTCTGCTGGCGTCGACGGCGAACGGACGGTCGTCGTCGACCTCAAGACAGGCAAGACCGATCCGGAGTCCGACTCCGGGGTGCTCGAGCACGCGCAGCTCGCGGCCTACCAGGTCGCGGTGCAGCAGGGACTGATCGACGGTGCGGCGCCTGCCGCCCTCGCGGGTGCGCGGCTCGTCATCGTCTCCAAGACCCTGGCCAAGAGCGACTACCGCATCGCGCACCAGCATCGGCTCGATGAGGAGGCGCGGGCTGCTTTCCTCCGCCGCGTGGCGGACGCGGCGCGCGGAATGTCGGCGTCGAGCTTCACGGCGCAGGTCGAATCGCACTGCGCCGACACGCAGCGGCGTGTGCATCCGTGCCGCATCCATACGGTCCCGGCGGTGAGCGCGTGACGGGCTGGGAGGGGACCTACGGCATCTCCGCGACCGACGTCGCCGCCGCGCTCGGGCAGCCCTCGCCGACAGAGGCGCAGCAGCGCGTGATCGAGGCGCCGCCGGAGCCCGCGCTCGTCGTGGCGGGAGCCGGCAGCGGCAAGACCGAGACCATGTCGGGTCGCGTGGTCTGGCTCGTGGCGAATGGCCATGTGCGTCGCGACGAGATCCTGGGGCTCACCTTCACGCGCAAGGCGGCGGGGGAACTCGCGGAGCGGATCGGGGCACGCCTCGCACTGATCGACGAGTACGGCCGTCGAGGTCTGCTCCCGCATCTGTCGGAGATCGTGCGCTCCGGAGCATTGCGGCGTGTCGACGACGCCGCGCCGGGGCGGCAGCGTGACGTGGTGCGGGCGCAGGTGCTCGACGAGCTGGCGGCCGTGCACGGCACCAACTGGAACCCTGCAGCGGCGCGCTCCGCAGAGGACCTGATGATTCGACCCCGGGTCTCGACGTACAACGCCTTCGCCGACGGCATCGTGCGCGAGCATGCCGCACGGATCGGGCGCGATCCCGACGTGGCGATGCTCAGCCAGGCTGCCTCCTGGATCCTGGCGCGCGACGTGGTGCTGCGCTCCGACCTGCCAGAGCTCGAAGGCATCGACTATGCGCTCGGCACCGTGATCGACGCGGTGCAGCGCCTGGCCGGTGATGCGCTCGA
This window harbors:
- a CDS encoding ferritin-like fold-containing protein, translating into MVKWFWQRDAAPRRALTLRSRGDQGDATRVDFAELAPELPRFLGQAAYLQLGYFETLTRLIRATPELSEKESLSRAAGATLTKHRAIVELIVESGDDPTQLMLPFRENLDAFRRKTIGARPRETLLAVYITAGMLDDFYLALASSYGDAGRRVADILREDDARHEIVAIIQETIESDEEWRSLLSMWARRLVGDTILVCRSALRPEFLAADDERIEPVYTELMGAHARRMDAMGLAS
- a CDS encoding DUF3107 domain-containing protein, which codes for MEIRIGIINTGRELSFDTGASADEIRSQVAAALEQSASHLNFSDVKGNSYIVPTANLGYIELGTEELRRVGFVA
- a CDS encoding ATP-dependent helicase; this encodes MTGDAAQRAVVTAETHASGVIIGAPGTGKTRALVDRVVQLLHVERLRPEEVLVLTPSRQAATALRDRIGVRIGQATPGPLARSLGSFAFQVVRGAMVRAGAEPPALLTGADQDRIIAELLAGDAEDGVIDWPEALSPSVRASKGFRSELRAFLAECTELGARPGELRDAGDPVWAAAAEFLEEYRSVLDALRSAHRDAADLLSEASAILEVADPATLGPLAPLRVVLIDDAQELTRGGIAVVRALRARGVAVHAFGDPDISSGAFRGASPELFAQLAGALGEVHVLDEPHRQKPALTTLTRTITQAIGVSGRVEHRRAPCPVEGADADAASVVSTFVAPSPHEELDRIAGVMREWHLADGIRWDRMAVIAHDTRQVTQLETELAAREIPTKAAGVQRPLGSEGIVRDIVGIVRLSLTPVEERTPLALEEALRTPFGGMDAIGLRRLRARLRHIELEQGGSTPARELLRQAMAKPAHFALIDAPESRTAARFAETIAALAEAATSGETVHDLLWRVWDQARAVDGRRLHVAWREISLQPTGAETARALDALVSLFDAAKRSVERTPNEHPEVFVRDILDSEVPEDSLSTPDRPGRVTLLTPATALGTEFDAVVVAGVQDGVWPNVRLRGGLLQTWRLADALTASRTGVPIEAPTPLDRRRSALHDELRLFVRAVSRARERLLVTAVDDDDMTPSAFFGFLPPPDPPERHASAEHPLTLRGFVARNRRLLTTSHAEPVRQEAAEQLAVLAREGVAGADPADWYGVVPLSTQAPLRDLEVDGARVSPSKMESYEECGLNWVVSALGGDTVMPPTAGIGTIVHEAMEKVPDGDLELMRAIVAEHWPELDFETEWIGRKERRRADLFVDRLHTYLGEVRADGGRVIGSESRFDFAVMLGDDTMVPQVHPVDAEDIGPRAIVSGYIDRVEAYPDGRGEHAHARGRGWVEMSAGVDGERTVVVDLKTGKTDPESDSGVLEHAQLAAYQVAVQQGLIDGAAPAALAGARLVIVSKTLAKSDYRIAHQHRLDEEARAAFLRRVADAARGMSASSFTAQVESHCADTQRRVHPCRIHTVPAVSA